The following proteins come from a genomic window of Campylobacter coli 76339:
- a CDS encoding Signal recognition particle, subunit Ffh SRP54 (TC 3.A.5.1.1), with product MFELVSESFKSAINKLRFVDDEKALKNALDTLKKALLKADVHHKVVKDLLLLIEEDVKKNGIGQKQFLEAIKTNLENILNGDGKNQGFVFAAKPPTVVLMVGLQGGGKTTSTVKLANYLKLRNKKVLIAACDLQRLAAVEQLKQLCEANELDLFYIENEKDPIKVAQQALEKAKNSMADVLLVDTAGRLAIDEALMNELKAVKDTLNPDEIFYVADAMSGQDGVKTASSFNELLQITGVILSKFDADTKGGVALGITKQIGIPLRFVGVGEKIADLEIFIPERIVNRIMGEGDLATLAEKTATIIDEKEAKKLNQKIKKGEFNFNDFLTQMESVKKLGSMKSIIGMIPGLSNVASSVKDLDLDNSKEIIHIKAMISSMTPKERENPDLLNNARKRRIAEGAGLSQVEVNRFLKQFANAAKLAKRFSGKKGMDSLMQMMNQARRQF from the coding sequence GTGTTTGAATTAGTCAGCGAATCTTTTAAATCAGCAATTAATAAACTTCGTTTTGTTGATGATGAAAAAGCGCTTAAAAATGCTTTAGATACCTTAAAAAAAGCTCTACTGAAAGCAGATGTACACCATAAAGTAGTTAAAGATTTGCTTTTGCTTATTGAAGAAGATGTTAAAAAAAATGGCATAGGGCAAAAACAATTTTTAGAAGCTATTAAAACAAATTTAGAAAATATTCTAAATGGCGATGGAAAAAATCAAGGTTTTGTTTTTGCTGCTAAGCCTCCAACTGTTGTCTTAATGGTGGGTTTACAAGGTGGAGGTAAAACCACGAGCACTGTTAAACTTGCTAATTATTTGAAGCTTCGCAATAAAAAAGTCTTGATAGCTGCTTGTGATTTACAGCGTTTGGCTGCAGTGGAGCAACTCAAGCAACTTTGCGAAGCTAATGAACTAGATCTTTTTTATATTGAAAATGAAAAAGATCCGATTAAAGTGGCACAGCAAGCTTTAGAAAAAGCAAAAAATTCTATGGCGGATGTATTGCTAGTCGATACTGCAGGAAGATTGGCTATCGATGAAGCTTTGATGAATGAGCTAAAAGCAGTAAAAGACACCTTAAATCCAGATGAAATTTTTTATGTTGCTGACGCTATGAGTGGGCAAGATGGAGTCAAAACAGCTTCAAGTTTTAATGAGCTTTTACAGATTACAGGAGTGATCTTATCTAAATTTGATGCAGACACCAAAGGGGGTGTAGCTCTAGGTATTACCAAACAAATCGGTATTCCTTTAAGATTTGTAGGCGTGGGCGAAAAGATAGCGGATTTAGAAATTTTTATTCCTGAAAGAATAGTTAATCGTATAATGGGTGAGGGAGATTTGGCGACTTTAGCTGAAAAAACCGCAACTATTATCGATGAAAAAGAAGCTAAGAAATTAAATCAAAAAATCAAAAAAGGCGAGTTTAATTTTAATGATTTTTTAACTCAAATGGAGAGTGTTAAAAAATTGGGCAGTATGAAGTCTATCATAGGAATGATACCTGGACTTTCTAATGTTGCTTCAAGTGTAAAAGATCTTGATTTGGATAATTCCAAAGAAATCATACATATTAAAGCTATGATTTCATCTATGACACCAAAAGAAAGAGAAAATCCAGATTTGCTTAATAATGCAAGAAAGCGTCGTATTGCAGAAGGTGCGGGTTTATCTCAAGTTGAAGTTAACCGCTTTTTAAAGCAATTTGCAAATGCTGCTAAGCTTGCTAAGAGATTTTCAGGAAAAAAAGGTATGGATAGTTTAATGCAAATGATGAATCAAGCTAGAAGACAATTTTAG
- a CDS encoding KH domain RNA binding protein YlqC, whose amino-acid sequence MVENFLREYAKLIADYPDKISTEKIKLDENFAEIILYADKIDTGKLIGKNGKMINAIKTVVSACKSKDSVSYRVTVKALE is encoded by the coding sequence ATGGTAGAAAATTTTCTAAGAGAATATGCTAAGCTTATAGCAGATTATCCAGATAAAATTTCAACAGAAAAAATCAAGCTTGATGAAAATTTTGCTGAAATCATACTTTATGCTGATAAAATTGATACAGGTAAACTTATCGGTAAAAATGGAAAAATGATAAATGCGATCAAAACTGTTGTTTCAGCTTGTAAAAGCAAAGATTCAGTAAGCTATCGTGTAACGGTTAAAGCACTTGAGTGA
- a CDS encoding Glycyl-tRNA synthetase alpha chain — protein sequence MTFSQMILNLQEFWQKQGCAIMQPYDMPAGAGTFHPATFLRSLGKKPWATAYVAPSRRPTDGRYGENPNRLGAYYQFQVLMKPSPDNIQELYLKSLENLGFDLKSHDVRFVEDNWESPSLGAWGLGWEVWLDGMEVTQFTYFQQVGGIAVDLVSAEITYGLERIAMYLQNVDNVYDIVWSEFNGEKIKYADVHKRSEYEFSKYNFEISDVNFLNQQFENTYKECKSILEQGLALPAYDYCMLAAHTFNLLDARGAISVAQRQDYMLKIRELSKTCAEIYKKNLDETD from the coding sequence ATGACTTTTTCGCAGATGATATTAAATTTACAAGAGTTTTGGCAAAAACAAGGTTGTGCAATCATGCAGCCTTACGATATGCCAGCAGGAGCTGGAACTTTCCATCCAGCAACTTTTTTAAGAAGTCTAGGTAAAAAACCTTGGGCTACTGCTTATGTAGCTCCTTCGCGTCGTCCAACAGATGGAAGATATGGAGAAAATCCTAATCGTCTAGGAGCCTATTATCAATTTCAAGTTTTAATGAAGCCAAGTCCAGATAATATTCAAGAGCTTTATTTGAAAAGCCTTGAGAATCTAGGTTTTGATCTTAAAAGTCATGATGTGCGTTTTGTTGAGGATAATTGGGAAAGTCCAAGTCTTGGTGCTTGGGGTCTTGGTTGGGAAGTTTGGCTCGATGGTATGGAAGTGACTCAATTTACCTATTTTCAGCAAGTTGGTGGAATCGCGGTAGATTTAGTAAGTGCTGAAATCACTTATGGACTTGAGAGAATTGCCATGTATCTTCAAAATGTGGATAATGTTTATGATATTGTTTGGAGCGAATTTAATGGAGAAAAAATTAAATACGCAGATGTACATAAACGCAGTGAATATGAATTCAGTAAATATAATTTTGAAATCAGCGATGTGAATTTTTTAAATCAGCAATTTGAGAACACTTATAAAGAATGTAAAAGTATTTTAGAACAAGGTTTGGCTTTGCCTGCTTATGATTATTGTATGCTTGCAGCTCATACTTTTAACTTACTTGATGCAAGAGGTGCTATTTCTGTTGCGCAAAGACAAGATTATATGCTAAAAATTCGCGAGCTTTCGAAAACTTGTGCTGAAATTTATAAGAAAAATTTAGATGAAACTGATTGA
- a CDS encoding 16S rRNA processing protein RimM, producing MSERNFIQVAKLGKTVGLKGYLKLYNQSDFIQQFKKGASFFTENGKSQLKIKHYNLVNSSVLFEGYENVEIAKRLTNLTLYQSIEVTRQTCILKKDEFFYFDILKCEVFDSERRLGRVVDILEVGDSYLFEIQSDQELVDKAYAKTFFIPYIDKYIDKIDIEKYCIFCTKDAFLILENS from the coding sequence TTGAGTGAAAGAAATTTTATTCAAGTTGCCAAACTTGGAAAGACTGTTGGACTTAAAGGATATCTAAAGCTTTATAATCAGAGTGATTTTATCCAGCAATTTAAAAAAGGAGCTTCCTTTTTTACTGAAAATGGCAAAAGCCAGCTAAAAATTAAACACTACAATTTAGTCAATTCTTCTGTTTTGTTTGAAGGCTATGAAAATGTTGAAATTGCAAAACGGCTTACCAATCTTACTCTTTATCAAAGTATCGAAGTTACAAGACAAACTTGTATATTAAAAAAGGACGAATTTTTTTATTTTGATATTTTAAAATGTGAAGTATTTGATAGCGAACGAAGATTGGGAAGGGTTGTGGATATTCTTGAGGTAGGAGATTCTTACCTGTTTGAAATTCAAAGTGATCAAGAATTAGTCGATAAAGCTTATGCTAAAACTTTTTTTATTCCCTATATTGACAAATATATTGATAAGATTGATATAGAAAAATATTGTATTTTTTGCACTAAAGATGCTTTTTTAATTTTAGAAAATTCATGA
- a CDS encoding Flagellar basal-body rod protein FlgG: MMRSLHTAATGMVAQQTQIDVTSNNIANVNTAGFKKGRAEFADLMYQVMKYAGTSTSATTLSPSGIEVGVGVRPTAVTKVFTEGNLKATSTDSLDMAIAGNGFFQIQLPDGTIAYTRNGQFTKDNEGNIVNSDGYRLLPEMTIPEGATAINVATDGTVSVMLPGEQQETQIGQVELVQFINPAGLHSMGDNLYLETGASGAPVAGVAGQDGLGTIRHGFIELSNVQLVEEMTDLITGQRAYEAGSKAITTSDDMLGIVNQLKR; the protein is encoded by the coding sequence ATGATGAGATCACTTCATACTGCTGCTACAGGAATGGTGGCACAGCAAACACAAATTGATGTTACTTCAAACAATATCGCCAATGTTAATACAGCAGGTTTTAAAAAGGGTCGCGCTGAATTTGCTGATTTAATGTATCAGGTTATGAAATATGCGGGAACTTCAACTTCAGCAACAACTCTTTCTCCATCGGGTATAGAAGTGGGTGTGGGTGTGCGTCCAACAGCAGTGACAAAGGTTTTTACTGAGGGCAACTTAAAGGCTACAAGTACAGATAGTCTTGATATGGCTATTGCAGGAAATGGTTTTTTTCAAATTCAACTTCCTGATGGCACGATAGCCTATACAAGAAATGGGCAATTTACGAAGGATAATGAAGGAAATATTGTAAATTCAGATGGTTATAGACTTTTACCTGAAATGACTATACCAGAAGGTGCAACTGCGATTAATGTAGCTACTGATGGTACAGTTTCTGTGATGCTTCCAGGTGAACAGCAAGAAACACAAATCGGCCAAGTTGAACTTGTGCAATTTATCAATCCAGCTGGACTTCATTCTATGGGAGATAATCTTTATCTTGAAACAGGAGCAAGTGGTGCTCCTGTAGCGGGTGTAGCGGGTCAAGATGGACTTGGAACGATAAGACATGGTTTTATAGAGCTGAGCAATGTGCAGCTTGTTGAAGAAATGACAGATCTTATTACAGGACAAAGAGCTTATGAAGCGGGTTCAAAAGCCATTACTACAAGTGATGATATGCTCGGAATTGTTAACCAATTAAAAAGATAA
- a CDS encoding tRNA (Guanine37-N1)-methyltransferase, producing MKFSFVSLFPNLLEYYFKDSILARAIQKELFELDFLNPRDFTDNVYHKVDDYKIGGGAGLLMQIEPLYNTLNFIKNNKENPHFIFLNPSGKTFNQKDAKRLSKKEHIVFVCGRYEGIDERVIEIFANEVFSMGDFILTGGELPALALCDAIARNIHGVLGNSSSLEEESFENDLLEAPSFAKPFIFEQNFKKFYTPSEFLKGNHAKIATLKTTLASCKTKFFRPDLFLEHERKK from the coding sequence ATGAAATTTAGTTTTGTTTCTTTATTTCCTAACTTGCTTGAATATTATTTTAAGGATTCTATTCTCGCACGAGCAATCCAAAAAGAGCTTTTTGAGCTTGACTTTTTAAATCCAAGGGATTTTACGGACAATGTCTATCATAAAGTAGATGATTATAAAATTGGGGGTGGAGCTGGTTTATTGATGCAAATTGAACCTCTTTATAATACTTTAAATTTCATTAAAAATAATAAAGAAAATCCTCATTTTATTTTTTTAAATCCAAGTGGAAAAACCTTCAATCAAAAAGATGCAAAAAGATTAAGCAAAAAAGAACACATTGTTTTTGTTTGCGGAAGGTATGAAGGCATTGATGAAAGGGTAATAGAAATTTTTGCCAATGAAGTCTTTAGTATGGGAGATTTTATTTTAACAGGTGGAGAACTTCCAGCGCTTGCCCTTTGTGATGCCATTGCAAGAAATATTCATGGAGTTTTAGGTAATTCTTCTAGCTTGGAAGAGGAAAGTTTTGAAAATGATTTATTGGAAGCTCCTTCATTTGCAAAACCTTTTATTTTTGAACAAAATTTTAAGAAATTTTATACTCCTTCAGAGTTTTTAAAGGGTAATCACGCTAAAATTGCGACTTTAAAAACTACTTTAGCGTCTTGCAAAACGAAATTTTTTCGTCCAGATTTATTTTTAGAGCATGAACGCAAAAAATAA
- a CDS encoding 3-deoxy-D-manno-octulosonic-acid transferase , CAzY family GT30, whose translation MWIVFLLCAIPLFLLSLFKPKYKNSLKARFFLFRNISQKRSDVHFHVCSYGEAKSIKELVLRFDSRITTITQTGYDYAKEICNKVNYLAFENWIPFWLKPSKVLVIFEAEYWLMLVFIAKLQKSKIILLNARISDNSYTSYKKFRFFYKKIFCYIDEVFAQSEVDKIRLEGLGAKNVKIFPNIKSKLQICPTQKYFKPEQKLIIFASTHKGEEELLLKYYKINKQEKLIIAPRHPERFLEVEQLLHDQGLKFDKFSLLQSEDKKFSQDILLLDCLGELVNFYAISDVVVLGGSFFEGIGGHNPIEVAHFNNVLISGVYIHNQKSLFQEVDNVCFCEDLKELDDIIHNCNLKAKITHNHNLSTIIQAIQEGIDARKSI comes from the coding sequence GTGTGGATAGTTTTTTTACTCTGCGCTATCCCACTGTTTTTACTTTCTTTATTTAAGCCAAAATATAAAAATAGCTTAAAGGCTAGATTTTTTCTTTTTCGTAATATATCTCAAAAAAGATCAGATGTACATTTTCATGTTTGCTCATATGGAGAGGCAAAAAGTATTAAAGAACTTGTTTTGAGATTTGATTCACGAATTACGACTATCACACAGACGGGTTATGATTATGCTAAAGAAATTTGCAATAAAGTAAATTATCTTGCTTTTGAAAATTGGATTCCGTTTTGGCTTAAACCTAGCAAAGTTTTAGTAATTTTTGAAGCTGAGTATTGGTTAATGCTCGTTTTTATAGCAAAGCTTCAAAAAAGTAAGATTATTTTACTAAATGCTAGAATTTCGGATAATTCATACACAAGTTATAAAAAATTTAGATTTTTTTACAAAAAAATTTTTTGCTATATTGATGAAGTTTTTGCACAAAGTGAAGTGGATAAAATAAGATTGGAAGGTTTGGGTGCTAAAAATGTTAAAATTTTCCCAAACATTAAATCCAAGCTGCAAATATGTCCCACGCAAAAATACTTTAAGCCTGAGCAAAAATTGATTATTTTTGCAAGTACTCATAAGGGCGAAGAAGAACTTTTGCTTAAGTATTATAAGATAAATAAACAAGAGAAATTAATCATCGCTCCAAGACATCCTGAGCGTTTTTTAGAAGTGGAGCAATTGCTTCATGATCAAGGTTTAAAATTTGACAAATTTAGTTTATTGCAAAGTGAAGATAAAAAATTTAGTCAAGATATTTTATTATTGGATTGTTTAGGTGAACTTGTAAATTTTTATGCTATTTCGGATGTGGTTGTATTAGGTGGTTCTTTCTTTGAAGGAATAGGAGGACACAATCCTATAGAAGTGGCTCATTTTAATAATGTATTGATAAGTGGAGTTTATATCCATAATCAAAAAAGTTTATTTCAAGAAGTAGATAATGTCTGTTTTTGTGAAGATTTAAAAGAACTTGATGATATAATTCATAATTGCAACTTAAAAGCAAAAATAACACATAATCATAATTTATCAACAATAATTCAAGCTATACAGGAAGGTATCGATGCAAGAAAAAGCATATAA
- a CDS encoding FIG000124: Ribosomal large subunit pseudouridine synthase D has translation MQEKAYKLLALQENISNREAKDLIDKGCVFSQGKKVVVARALMSEKTKFSIVKISKPKVIFEDENIIAINKPYAYISEELEKKFNASLLNRLDKETSGVILLCKNEDFRKMCIEEFKKQRVYKSYIAVLDGILAEEVEIDEPILTIKTKNGALSKISKEGLSAVSIFTPIMMQAKKTLAKIIIKTGRTHQIRVHAKFIKHGIVGDEKYAKISSDRMYLHSHEIRILNYQFKAELDPSFAKLGFEIKNLDF, from the coding sequence ATGCAAGAAAAAGCATATAAACTTTTAGCTTTACAAGAAAATATTTCAAACCGTGAAGCAAAAGATTTAATAGATAAGGGTTGCGTTTTTTCTCAGGGCAAAAAGGTGGTTGTGGCAAGAGCTTTAATGAGTGAAAAGACAAAATTTAGTATTGTGAAAATTAGCAAACCTAAGGTAATTTTCGAAGATGAAAATATCATTGCCATAAATAAACCTTATGCTTACATCAGCGAAGAGCTTGAAAAAAAATTCAATGCAAGTTTACTCAATCGTCTTGATAAGGAAACTAGCGGTGTTATATTGCTTTGTAAAAATGAAGATTTTCGAAAAATGTGCATTGAAGAGTTTAAAAAGCAAAGAGTTTATAAAAGCTATATAGCTGTTTTAGATGGAATTTTAGCAGAGGAAGTTGAGATTGATGAACCTATATTGACTATAAAAACTAAAAATGGAGCTTTAAGTAAAATTTCCAAAGAGGGTTTAAGTGCGGTTAGTATTTTTACTCCTATTATGATGCAAGCTAAAAAAACTTTAGCTAAAATTATCATTAAAACAGGTAGAACTCATCAAATAAGAGTCCATGCTAAATTTATTAAACATGGGATTGTTGGAGATGAAAAATATGCTAAGATTTCAAGTGATAGAATGTATTTGCATAGTCACGAAATTCGAATTTTAAATTATCAGTTTAAGGCAGAACTAGATCCTAGTTTTGCAAAGCTTGGTTTTGAGATAAAAAATTTAGATTTTTAA
- a CDS encoding Predicted protease from collagenase family — MIIPEIVAPAGNFTKLKIALAYGADAVYAGVNNFSLRSRTAREFNYESFEEAIKYTHQRGKKVYVTLNGFHLGGQIESLKKHILKLKEMKPDAFIVASVGAMALVRELAPEIALHVSTQANVLNYLDARVYKNMGAKRVVIARELGLKDAKSLKENCDIELEAFVHGSMCFAYSGRCLISSVQSGRMSNRGSCANDCRFNYELYAKNPENGVLFRLEEDENGTHVFNSKDLNLCSYIEKIMQEDCISAFKIEGRTKSEYYVALTTRTYKMAIQDALEGKFEASKYEKEIATLKNRGFTDGYLVSRPLEKADTQNHDTSIEEGTHQVHAIVEDGEYFKCKGKIVLNKAYEILMPLGDKIEFCDNELGKIYKKEDKYFVEFKKLISKNNKEFDEIHSGNENEIKMPHKISNFSFLRKEIG, encoded by the coding sequence ATGATTATTCCAGAGATCGTAGCTCCTGCGGGAAATTTTACTAAATTAAAAATCGCCTTAGCTTATGGAGCTGATGCGGTTTACGCAGGGGTCAATAATTTTTCTTTGCGTTCTCGCACGGCTAGAGAATTTAATTATGAAAGCTTTGAAGAAGCTATTAAATACACTCACCAAAGAGGTAAAAAAGTTTATGTTACCTTAAATGGCTTTCATTTGGGCGGACAAATAGAATCTTTAAAAAAACATATTTTAAAACTCAAAGAAATGAAGCCTGATGCTTTTATAGTAGCTTCAGTAGGTGCAATGGCTTTAGTTCGTGAGTTAGCCCCTGAAATAGCTTTGCATGTATCCACTCAAGCTAATGTTTTAAACTATCTTGACGCAAGAGTTTATAAAAATATGGGTGCAAAACGAGTTGTTATCGCAAGAGAATTAGGACTTAAGGATGCTAAAAGCTTAAAAGAAAATTGTGATATTGAGCTAGAAGCTTTTGTGCATGGTTCAATGTGTTTTGCCTACTCGGGTCGTTGCTTGATAAGCTCAGTTCAAAGCGGAAGAATGAGCAATCGAGGCTCTTGCGCGAATGATTGTAGATTTAATTATGAACTTTATGCAAAAAATCCTGAAAATGGAGTACTTTTCCGTTTAGAAGAAGATGAAAATGGTACTCATGTATTTAATTCCAAAGATCTAAATTTATGCTCTTATATAGAAAAAATAATGCAAGAAGATTGTATAAGTGCATTTAAAATAGAAGGGCGTACTAAAAGCGAGTATTATGTCGCACTTACAACTAGAACTTATAAAATGGCTATACAAGATGCTTTAGAAGGTAAATTTGAAGCAAGTAAGTATGAAAAAGAAATAGCTACGCTTAAAAATCGTGGCTTTACAGATGGCTACCTTGTTTCGCGTCCTTTGGAAAAAGCAGATACACAAAATCACGATACAAGCATAGAAGAGGGTACTCATCAAGTGCATGCTATCGTTGAGGACGGTGAATATTTTAAATGCAAGGGTAAGATTGTTTTAAATAAGGCCTATGAAATTTTAATGCCTTTAGGTGATAAAATCGAGTTTTGCGATAATGAATTGGGCAAAATTTACAAAAAAGAAGATAAATATTTTGTAGAATTTAAAAAACTTATTTCTAAAAATAATAAAGAATTTGATGAAATTCATAGCGGAAATGAAAATGAAATTAAAATGCCGCATAAAATTAGTAACTTTAGTTTTTTAAGAAAGGAAATTGGATGA
- a CDS encoding Glutamine synthetase type I, with translation MGKFVNNVDEFFNFCKQNEVLFVDFRFTDMIGTWHHITYNLHAISEETFEAGIPFDGSSIHGWQPIERSDMILKPDAQSAFLDPFTADPTIIVFCDVYDIYKGQMYEKCPRSIAKKAMEHLKNSGIADTAYFGPENEFFIFDSVKIVDTTHCSKYEVDTEEGEWNDDKDFTDSYNTGHRPRNKGGYFPVQPIDSLVDIRSEMVQTLEKVGLKTFVHHHEVAQGQAEIGVNFGTLVEAADNVQIYKYVIKMVAHLNGKTATFMPKPLYGDNGNGMHVHMSLWKDGVNLFYDKEGYGGLSQTAINYIGGVLKNARSVAAFTNPSSNSYKRIVPGFEAPCILTYSCQNRSASCRVPYGIGKNSARVEIRFPDSTANPYLAFVSLLMAGLDGVKNKTVPVGPMDENLFDLTLDEIREKGIEQLPHTLRGSLEALIRYNAFLKPVMSDIFIDDYQHLKFETQVWPVEARPTAYEFKTCYSC, from the coding sequence ATGGGTAAATTTGTTAACAATGTTGATGAATTCTTTAATTTTTGTAAGCAAAATGAAGTTCTTTTTGTAGATTTTCGCTTTACAGATATGATAGGAACTTGGCATCATATCACTTACAATCTTCATGCAATCAGTGAAGAAACCTTTGAAGCAGGAATTCCATTTGACGGTAGCTCAATTCATGGATGGCAACCTATTGAAAGATCAGATATGATTTTAAAACCTGATGCGCAAAGTGCATTTTTAGATCCTTTTACAGCAGATCCTACAATTATAGTTTTTTGTGATGTTTATGATATTTACAAAGGACAAATGTATGAAAAATGTCCAAGAAGCATAGCAAAAAAAGCAATGGAACACCTTAAAAATAGTGGTATAGCTGATACTGCTTATTTTGGACCTGAAAATGAATTTTTTATCTTTGATAGTGTAAAAATTGTAGATACAACTCATTGCTCTAAATATGAAGTGGATACAGAAGAAGGGGAATGGAACGATGATAAAGATTTCACAGATAGTTACAATACAGGTCATCGCCCAAGAAATAAAGGCGGATATTTTCCTGTTCAACCTATAGATTCTTTAGTAGATATTCGTTCTGAAATGGTTCAAACTCTTGAAAAAGTAGGACTTAAAACCTTTGTTCACCACCACGAAGTTGCGCAAGGACAAGCAGAAATTGGGGTAAATTTCGGTACTCTTGTAGAAGCTGCGGATAATGTGCAAATTTACAAATATGTCATCAAAATGGTAGCTCATTTAAATGGCAAAACGGCAACCTTTATGCCAAAACCTCTTTATGGTGACAATGGTAACGGTATGCATGTTCATATGAGTTTATGGAAAGATGGTGTAAATCTATTCTATGATAAAGAAGGCTATGGAGGGCTTAGCCAAACTGCTATTAATTATATAGGAGGAGTTTTGAAAAACGCTCGTTCTGTTGCAGCTTTTACCAATCCAAGCTCCAATTCATATAAAAGAATAGTTCCAGGCTTTGAAGCTCCTTGTATTTTAACCTATTCTTGCCAAAACAGAAGTGCAAGTTGCCGCGTACCTTATGGTATAGGTAAAAATTCAGCTCGTGTTGAAATTCGCTTCCCTGATAGCACTGCTAATCCTTATCTAGCTTTTGTTAGTCTTTTAATGGCAGGACTTGATGGAGTTAAAAACAAAACCGTTCCAGTAGGACCTATGGATGAAAATTTATTTGATCTTACTTTAGATGAAATTCGTGAAAAAGGCATAGAGCAATTGCCACACACTCTAAGAGGAAGTCTTGAAGCTTTAATCCGCTATAATGCTTTCTTAAAACCTGTAATGAGTGATATTTTTATAGATGATTATCAACATTTAAAATTTGAAACTCAAGTTTGGCCTGTTGAAGCGCGCCCAACTGCGTACGAATTTAAAACTTGCTATTCTTGCTAA
- a CDS encoding SSU ribosomal protein S16p — protein MTVIRLTRMGRTKRPFYRIVVTDSRKRRDGGWIESIGYYNPMVEPEVVKFDSERLAYWKSVGAKLSDKVASITSK, from the coding sequence ATGACAGTAATCAGACTTACAAGAATGGGAAGAACTAAAAGACCATTTTATCGTATAGTAGTAACAGATAGTAGAAAACGCCGTGATGGTGGATGGATAGAAAGTATTGGATATTATAACCCTATGGTTGAGCCTGAAGTGGTTAAATTTGATTCTGAGCGTTTAGCTTATTGGAAAAGCGTTGGTGCAAAACTTAGTGATAAAGTAGCTTCTATTACTAGTAAATAA
- a CDS encoding Phosphoribosylaminoimidazole carboxylase catalytic subunit, with amino-acid sequence MKFVSIMMGSKSDYEVMSECAKTLEKFGVKYELIISSAHRSPKRTKEYIKEAEAKGAKVFIAAAGMAAHLAGAVAAYTTKPVLGVPMSGSALASMDSLFSTVQMPGGIPVGTLAVGKAGAKNAAYLAMQILALNDEVLAEVLKQDRKNQEENLISDSKSVEVLL; translated from the coding sequence ATGAAATTTGTGTCAATTATGATGGGAAGTAAGAGTGATTATGAAGTCATGAGTGAATGCGCTAAAACACTTGAAAAATTTGGTGTAAAATATGAACTTATTATCAGTTCTGCACATCGTAGTCCAAAGCGAACTAAAGAATACATTAAAGAAGCAGAAGCAAAAGGAGCTAAAGTTTTTATCGCAGCTGCTGGTATGGCAGCACATTTAGCAGGAGCGGTTGCAGCTTATACAACTAAACCTGTTTTAGGGGTGCCTATGTCAGGAAGTGCTTTAGCAAGTATGGATTCTTTATTTTCAACCGTACAAATGCCAGGTGGAATTCCTGTAGGAACCTTAGCGGTGGGTAAGGCAGGAGCTAAAAATGCAGCTTATTTAGCTATGCAAATTCTTGCTTTGAATGATGAAGTTCTAGCAGAAGTTTTAAAGCAAGATAGAAAAAATCAAGAAGAAAATTTAATAAGCGATTCTAAGAGCGTAGAAGTTTTATTATAA